A window from Manduca sexta isolate Smith_Timp_Sample1 chromosome 24, JHU_Msex_v1.0, whole genome shotgun sequence encodes these proteins:
- the LOC115443893 gene encoding fibroin heavy chain isoform X48, producing MGTRHLGILAILLILPLGLLCSSIGSVPNVEEETEPLYPDAVAEADAGPIARAFAAAFNTFSEALNSRDKRSTSDADASAFSSTEGGGDSQAAASAESEDDSSDDDSESSASSSATSTDYDSEDNEDEASASAESSTSDDGGKSPEESEANAEAESKTNGGGGKTAGSASAVTEVTNGGTASAASAASASDEESEPGEEGTTGDDDDGEEGPTGDDDDGEEGPTGDDDNGEEGPTGDDDDGEEGPTGDDDDGEEGPTGDDDNGEEGPTGDDDDGEEGPTGDDDDGEEGPTGDDDNGEEGPTGDDDDGEEGPTGDDDNGEEGPTGDDDDGEEGPTGDDDNGEEGPTGDDDNGEEGPTGDDDDGEEGPTGDDDDGEEGPTGDDDDGEGGATTNESGGNGPDNGGGSSPGSGTEGKPDSGSGSSPDSGKDNSGSTADTSGSAVASGPNSQASSAGSANSGEDNSSASSAVSAVTSGEGQASASAASSATTNESGGNGPDNGGGSSPGSGTEDKPGSGSGSSPDSGKDNSGSTADTSGSAVASGPNSQASSAGSANSGEDNSSASSAVSAVTSGEGQASASAASSATTNESGGNGPDNGGGSSPGSAPEGKPGCGSGSNPSSGTGGGSGSGSSAAASGTAVASGQNASSSGVASANSGEGNASASSAASAESSGKGGKASGAAASSATTYESGGSPESEPGGSPGGGPGNSPGNEPGSSPSSGSGNSPGGEPGSSTGSGPESSPGGSPGSEPGSSPGGSTGSSPGSSPGNSPGSASGGSPGGEPGSSTGSGPGSSPGGSPGSEPGSSPGSEPGSSPGSAPENSPGGKPSSGSGGKPGSGSGSNPGSGTEGGSGSAPGSSTGSGPESSPGGSPGSEPGSSPGSEPGSSPSSGSGNSPGGSPGSAPGGSPGSEPGSSPGSEPGSSPSSGSGNSPGGEPGSSTGSGPESSPGGSPGSEPGSSPGGSTGSSPGSSPGNSPGSPSGGSPGSAPGSSTGSGPESSPGGSPGSEPGSSPGSEPGSSPSSGSGNSPGGSPGSAPGGSPGSEPGSSPGSEPGSSPSSGSGNSPGGSPGSAPGGSPGSEPGSSPGSEPGSSPSSGSGNSPGGEPGSSTGSGPESSPGGSPGSEPGSSPGSEPGSSPSSGSGNSTGGEPGSSTGSGPESSPGGSPGSEPGSSPGSEPGSSPSSGSGNSPGGSPGSAPGGSPGSEPGSSPGSEPGSSPSSGSGNSPGGEPGSSTGSGPESSPGGSPGSEPGSSPGGSTGSSPGSSPGNSPGSPSGGSPGSAPGSSTGSGPESSPGGSPGSEPGSSPGSEPGSSPSSGSGNSPGGSPGSAPGGSPGSEPGSSPGSEPGRSPSSGSGNSPGGEPGSSTGSGPESSPGGSPGSEPGSSPGGSTGSSPGSSPGNSPGSASGGSPGSAPKSSTGSGPESSPGGSPGNEPGSSPSSGSGNSPGGEPGSSTGSGPGSSPGGSPGSEPGSSPGSEPGSSPGSAPENSPGGKPSSGSGGKPGSGSGSNPGSGTEGGSGSAPGSSTGSGPESSPGGSPGSEPGSSPGSEPGSSPSSGSGNSPGGSPGSAPGGSPGSEPGSSPGSEPGSSPSSGSGNSPGGSPGSAPGGSPGSEPGSSPGSEPGSSPSSGSGNSPGGEPGSSTGSGPESSPGGSPGSEPGSSPGGSTGSSPGSSPGNSPGSASGGSPGSAPKSSTGSGPESSPGGSPGSEPGSSPGSEPGSSPSSGSGNSPGGSPGSEPGSSPGSEPGSSPSSGSGNSPGGSPGSAPGGSPGSEPGSSPGSEPGSSPSSGSGNSPGGSPGSAPGGSPGSEPGSSPGSEPGSSPSSGSGNSPGSSTGSGPGSSPGGSPGSEPGSSPGSEPGSSPGSAPENSPGGKPSSGSGGKPGSGSGSNPGSGTGGGSGSGSSAAASGTAVASGQNASSSGVASANSGEGNASASSAASAESSGKGGKASGAAASSATTYESGGNGTGNSGGSSPESEPGGSPGGGPGNSPGNEPGSSPSSGSGNSPGGEPGSSTGGSPGSEPGSSPGSEPGSSSSSGSGNSPGNSPGSASGGSPGSAPGSSTGSGPESSPGGSPGSELGSSPGSEPGSSPSSGSGNSPGSSPGSEPGSSPGDNPGSGSGNSPGGSPGNAPGGSPGNSPGSAPGGSPDSGPGSSTGSGSGSSPEGSPGSEPGSSPGSEPGSSPSSEPGSSPDSGPGNSSGGKPSSGSGGTPGSELGSSPSSGPESSPEGSPGSSPGSSPGNSPGSAPGSSTGSGPESSPGGSPGSEPGSSPGSEPGSSPSSGSGNSPGSSPGSEPGSSPGDNPGSGSGNSPGGSPGNAPGGSPGNSPGSAPGGSPDSGPGSSTGSGSGSSPSSEPGSSPDSGPESSPGGKPSSGSGGKPGGKPGCDVVGAINDVLISEGAIIKELENFLTRHKKLPNKIEFTTIRRKIPRRRGRRRGPHLCICNNVI from the exons ATTCAAGTGATGATGATAGCGAATCGTCTGCATCAAGTTCAGCAACATCTACCGATTAcg atTCCGAAGACAATGAAGATGAAGCATCAGCAAGTGCCGAGTCATCTACATCGGATG ATGGGGGTAAATCGCCTGAAGAGAGTGAAGCAAATGCAGAGGCCGAGT CGAAAACGAATGGCGGTGGTGGTAAAACTGCAGGATCTGCCTCAGCAGTAACTG aagtTACAAATGGCGGAACTGCCTCTGCAGCCAGCGCAGCGTCAGCTA GTGATGAAGAAAGCGAGCCTGGCGAGGAAGGCACGACTGGCGATGATGACGATGGCGAGGAAGGCCCGACTGGCGATGATGACGATGGCGAGGAAGGCCCGACTGGCGATGATGACAATGGCGAGGAAGGCCCGACTGGCGATGATGACGATGGCGAGGAAGGCCCGACTGGCGATGATGACGATGGCGAGGAAGGCCCGACTGGCGATGATGACAATGGCGAGGAAGGCCCGACTGGCGATGATGACGATGGCGAGGAAGGCCCGACTGGCGATGATGACGATGGCGAGGAAGGCCCGACTGGCGATGATGACAATGGCGAGGAAGGCCCGACTGGCGATGATGACGATGGCGAGGAAGGCCCGACTGGCGATGATGACAATGGCGAGGAAGGCCCAACTGGCGATGATGACGATGGCGAGGAAGGCCCGACTGGCGATGATGACAATGGCGAGGAAGGCCCGACTGGCGATGATGACAATGGCGAGGAAGGCCCGACTGGCGATGATGACGATGGCGAGGAAGGCCCGACTGGCGATGATGACGATGGCGAGGAAGGCCCGACTGGCGATGATGACGATGGCGAGGGAG GTGCTACAACAAATGAATCAGGCGGTAATGGACCTGATAATGGGGGAGGAAGTAGTCCAGGAAGCGGAACAGAAGGCAAACCAGACAGCGGATCGGGAAGCAGCCCAGACAGTGGAAAAGACAATTCTGGTAGTACGGCAGATACTAGTGGATCAGCAG TTGCTTCTGGACCAAATTCTCAGGCGTCCAGTGCAGGATCAGCCAATAgtg gTGAAGACAACTCCTCGGCTTCCTCAGCGGTTTCAGCAG TAACGAGCGGCGAAGGACAAGCATCCGCTTCAGCCGCATCAA GTGCTACAACAAACGAATCAGGCGGTAATGGACCTGATAATGGGGGAGGAAGTAGTCCAGGAAGCGGAACAGAAGACAAACCAGGCAGCGGATCGGGAAGCAGCCCAGACAGTGGAAAAGACAATTCTGGTAGTACGGCAGATACTAGTGGATCAGCAG TTGCTTCTGGACCAAATTCTCAGGCGTCCAGCGCAGGATCAGCCAATAgtg gTGAAGACAACTCCTCGGCTTCCTCAGCGGTTTCAGCAG TAACGAGCGGCGAAGGACAAGCATCCGCTTCAGCCGCATCAA GTGCTACAACAAATGAATCAGGCGGTAATGGACCTGATAATGGGGGAGGAAGTAGTCCAGGAAGCGCACCAGAAGGCAAACCAGGCTGCGGATCGGGAAGCAATCCAAGCAGTGGAACGGGAGGCGGCTCAGGCAGTGGTAGTTCCGCAGCTGCTAGTGGAACAGCAG TTGCTTCGGGCCAAAATGCTAGCTCTTCCGGTGTAGCATCAGCTAATAGTG GTGAAGGCAACGCCTCGGCTTCTTCAGCGGCTTCAGCAG AATCCAGTGGCAAAGGCGGAAAAGCATCGGGTGCAGCCGCATCAa GTGCTACAACTTATGAATCAGGCGGTAGTCCAGAAAGCGAACCGGGAGGCAGCCCAGGCGGTGGACCAGGAAACAGCCCAGGCAatgaaccaggaagcagcccaaGCAGTGGGTCAG GAAACAGCCCAGGcggtgaaccaggaagcagcacAGGTAGTGGACCAGAAAGCAGtccaggaggcagcccaggcagtgaaccaggaagcagtcCAGGAGGCAGCACAGGCAGTTCaccaggaagcagcccaggAAACAGCCCTGGCAGTGCATCAGGAGGCAGCCCAG GcggtgaaccaggaagcagcacAGGCAGTGGACCAGGAAGCAGtccaggaggcagcccaggcagtgaaccaggaagcagcccaggcagtgaaccaggaagcagcccaggcagtgCACCAGAAAACAGTCCAGGAGGCAAACCAAGTAGCGGATCGGGAGGAAAACCAGGCAGTGGATCGGGAAGCAACCCAGGCAGTGGAACGGAAGGCGGCTCAGGCAGTGCACCAGGAAGCAGCACAGGCAGTGGACCAGAAAGCAGtccaggaggcagcccaggcagtgaaccaggaagcagcccaggcagtgaaccaggaagcagcccaaGCAGTGGATCAGGAAACAGCccaggaggcagcccaggcagtgcaccaggaggcagcccaggcagtgaaccaggaagcagcccaggcagtgaaccaggaagcagcccaaGCAGTGGGTCAGGAAACAGCCCAGGcggtgaaccaggaagcagcacAGGTAGTGGACCAGAAAGCAGtccaggaggcagcccaggcagtgaaccaggaagcagtcCAGGAGGCAGCACAGGCAGTTCaccaggaagcagcccaggAAACAGCCCTGGCAGTCCATcaggaggcagcccaggcagtgcaCCAGGAAGCAGCACAGGCAGTGGACCAGAAAGCAGtccaggaggcagcccaggcagtgaaccaggaagcagcccaggcagtgaaccaggaagcagcccaaGCAGTGGGTCAGGAAACAGCccaggaggcagcccaggcagtgcaccaggaggcagcccaggcagtgaaccaggaagcagcccaggcagtgaaccaggaagcagcccaaGCAGTGGGTCAGGAAACAGCccaggaggcagcccaggcagtgcaccaggaggcagcccaggcagtgaaccaggaagcagcccaggcagtgaaccaggaagcagcccaaGCAGTGGGTCAGGAAACAGCCCAGGcggtgaaccaggaagcagcacAGGTAGTGGACCAGAAAGCAGtccaggag gcagcccaggcagtgaaccaggaagcagcccaggcagtgaaccaggaagcagcccaaGCAGTGGGTCAGGAAACAGCACAGGcggtgaaccaggaagcagcacAGGTAGTGGACCAGAAAGCAGtccaggag gcagcccaggcagtgaaccaggaagcagcccaggcagtgaaccaggaagcagcccaaGCAGTGGGTCAGGAAACAGCccaggaggcagcccaggcagtgcaccaggaggcagcccaggcagtgaaccaggaagcagcccaggcagtgaaccaggaagcagcccaaGCAGTGGGTCAGGAAACAGCCCAGGcggtgaaccaggaagcagcacAGGTAGTGGACCAGAAAGCAGtccaggaggcagcccaggcagtgaaccaggaagcagtcCAGGAGGCAGCACAGGCAGTTCaccaggaagcagcccaggAAACAGCCCTGGCAGTCCATcaggaggcagcccaggcagtgcaCCAGGAAGCAGCACAGGCAGTGGACCAGAAAGCAGtccaggaggcagcccaggcagtgaaccaggaagcagcccaggcagtgaaccaggaagcagcccaaGCAGTGGGTCAGGAAACAGCccaggaggcagcccaggcagtgcaccaggaggcagcccaggcagtgaaccaggaagcagcccaggcagtgaaccaggaaggAGCCCAAGCAGTGGGTCAGGAAACAGCCCAGGcggtgaaccaggaagcagcacAGGTAGTGGACCAGAAAGCAGtccaggaggcagcccaggcagtgaaccaggaagcagtcCAGGAGGCAGCACAGGCAGTTCaccaggaagcagcccaggAAACAGCCCTGGCAGTGCATcaggaggcagcccaggcagtgcaCCAAAAAGCAGCACAGGCAGTGGACCAGAAAGCAGtccaggaggcagcccaggcaATGAACCAGGAAGTAGCCCAAGCAGTGGGTCAGGTAACAGCCCAGGcggtgaaccaggaagcagcacAGGCAGTGGACCAGGAAGCAGtccaggaggcagcccaggcagtgaaccaggaagcagcccaggcagtgaaccaggaagcagcccaggcagtgCACCAGAAAACAGTCCAGGAGGCAAACCAAGTAGCGGATCGGGAGGAAAACCAGGCAGTGGATCGGGAAGCAACCCAGGCAGTGGAACGGAAGGCGGCTCAGGCAGTGCACCAGGAAGCAGCACAGGCAGTGGACCAGAAAGCAGtccaggaggcagcccaggcagtgaaccaggaagcagcccaggcagtgaaccaggaagcagcccaaGCAGTGGATCAGGAAACAGCccaggaggcagcccaggcagtgcaccaggaggcagcccaggcagtgaaccaggaagcagcccaggcagtgaaccaggaagcagcccaaGCAGTGGGTCAGGAAACAGCccaggaggcagcccaggcagtgcaccaggaggcagcccaggcagtgaaccaggaagcagcccaggcagtgaaccaggaagcagcccaaGCAGTGGGTCAGGAAACAGCCCAGGcggtgaaccaggaagcagcacAGGTAGTGGACCAGAAAGCAGtccaggaggcagcccaggcagtgaaccaggaagcagtcCAGGAGGCAGCACAGGCAGTTCaccaggaagcagcccaggAAACAGCCCTGGCAGTGCATcaggaggcagcccaggcagtgcaCCAAAAAGCAGCACAGGCAGTGGACCAGAAAGCAGtccaggag gcagcccaggcagtgaaccaggaagcagcccaggcagtgaaccaggaagcagcccaaGCAGTGGGTCAGGAAACAGCCCAG gaggcagcccaggcagtgaaccaggaagcagcccaggcagtgaaccaggaagcagcccaaGCAGTGGGTCAGGAAACAGCccaggaggcagcccaggcagtgcaccaggaggcagcccaggcagtgaaccaggaagcagcccaggcagtgaaccaggaagcagcccaaGCAGTGGGTCAGGAAACAGCccaggaggcagcccaggcagtgcaccaggaggcagcccaggcagtgaaccaggaagcagcccaggcagtgaaccaggaagcagcccaaGCAGTGGGTCAGGAAACAGCCCAG gaagcagcacAGGCAGTGGACCAGGAAGCAGtccaggaggcagcccaggcagtgaaccaggaagcagcccaggcagtgaaccaggaagcagcccaggcagtgCACCAGAAAACAGTCCAGGAGGCAAACCAAGTAGCGGATCGGGAGGAAAACCAGGCAGTGGATCGGGAAGCAACCCAGGCAGTGGAACGGGAGGCGGCTCAGGCAGTGGTAGTTCCGCAGCTGCTAGTGGAACAGCAG TTGCTTCGGGCCAAAATGCTAGCTCTTCCGGTGTAGCATCAGCTAATAGTG GTGAAGGCAACGCCTCGGCTTCTTCAGCGGCTTCAGCAG AATCCAGTGGCAAAGGCGGAAAAGCATCGGGTGCAGCCGCATCAa GTGCTACAACTTATGAATCAGGCGGTAACGGAACTGGTAATAGTGGAGGAAGTAGTCCAGAAAGCGAACCGGGAGGCAGCCCAGGCGGTGGACCAGGAAACAGCCCAGGCAatgaaccaggaagcagcccaaGCAGTGGGTCAGGAAACAGCCCAGGcggtgaaccaggaagcagcacaggaggcagcccaggcagtgaaccaggaagcagcccaggcagtgaaccaggaagcagctCAAGCAGTGGGTCAGGAAACAGCCCAGGAAACAGCCCTGGCAGTGCATcaggaggcagcccaggcagtgcaCCAGGAAGCAGCACAGGCAGTGGACCAGAAAGCAGtccaggaggcagcccaggcagtgaactaggaagcagcccaggcagtgaaccaggaagcagcccaaGCAGTGGGTCAGGAAACAGCCCAGgaagcagcccaggcagtgaaccaggaagcagtcCAGGAGACAACCCAGGCAGTGGATCAGGAAACAGCccaggaggcagcccaggcaATGCACCAGGAGGCAGCCCAGGAAACAGCCCTGGCAGTGCACCAGGAGGCAGCCCAGACAGTGGACCAGGAAGCAGCACAGGCAGTGGATCAGGAAGCAGTCCAGaaggcagcccaggcagtgaaccaggaagcagcccaggcagtgaaccaggaagtAGCCCAagcagtgaaccaggaagcagcccagACAGTGGACCAGGAAACAGTTCAGGAGGCAAACCAAGTAGCGGATCGGGAGGCACACCAGGCAGTGAATTAGGAAGCAGCCCAAGCAGTGGACCAGAAAGTAGTCCAGAAGGCAGCCCAGGCAGTTCaccaggaagcagcccaggAAACAGCCCTGGCAGTGCACCAGGAAGCAGCACAGGCAGTGGACCAGAAAGCAGtccaggaggcagcccaggcagtgaaccaggaagcagcccaggcagtgaaccaggaagcagcccaaGCAGTGGGTCAGGAAACAGCCCAGgaagcagcccaggcagtgaaccaggaagcagtcCAGGAGACAACCCAGGCAGTGGATCAGGAAACAGCccaggaggcagcccaggcaATGCACCAGGAGGCAGCCCAGGAAACAGCCCTGGCAGTGCACCAGGAGGCAGCCCAGACAGTGGACCAGGAAGCAGCACAGGCAGTGGATCAGGAAGTAGCCCAagcagtgaaccaggaagcagcccagACAGTGGACCAGAAAGCAGCCCAGGAGGCAAACCAAGTAGTGGATCGGGAGGCAAACCAGGAGGGAAACCAGGTTGCGACGTGGTTGGTGCAATAAATGACGTCTTGATATCTGAAGGAGCCATTATAAAAGAGTTGGAAAACTTCTTAACACgtcataaaaaattaccaaataagATTGAATTTACTACAATAAGAAGGAAGA